The proteins below are encoded in one region of Limnochorda pilosa:
- a CDS encoding CHASE2 domain-containing protein, translating into MRPFARRAAPSLPFLAAGAVTLLLWAAGALEPLERPLYDLRVSARFLAGSPSGTASRLAVVAVDEPSLEALGRWPWPAERHARLVETLAAAGAAAVGLDLILAEPTGERGDEALARAVAQSAASMPVFLPAGPEAPHASLAQAATGLGSIRFPLDPDGAVRRLPLPATGRGTEPLSVLLARVGGLQEAGGPTTLWLDLRRPPVLRSPLRPEDLFPTFSYVAVLDGRVPPEALRGRIVLVGATAPGLGDRHLTALRRLGPVPGVFLHANAVRALLDPEPIRRVPGASLAIFLVVLAIAASVLRTGHSAALFFPLQALVIYGVTAVAAFARAGVWLELAPAAAALGGGQLVVGLEAYMRERHRRARVEATFGRYVSPAVLRELLRPGAAAGPGGRRLEVTVLVTDLCRFTRFAEDRPPEEAVEALNAYLEAMARPVLEAGGMVDKYVGDGLLALFGAPLPDPGHARAALAVAEEIRRSLLALNEARGLAGAPVLQARIALHSGEVIAGSVGTAERLDYTAVGDPVNLCARLEKAAAPGEVVATRAVFDRAGFTPGPPWEGPERLPIRGRDEPAEVYRLPAEPRAGVLQEVSNPTDP; encoded by the coding sequence ATGCGCCCTTTCGCCCGAAGGGCAGCCCCGTCCCTGCCGTTCCTCGCCGCCGGCGCGGTCACCCTGCTCCTGTGGGCCGCCGGCGCGCTCGAGCCCTTGGAGCGACCCCTGTACGACCTCCGGGTGTCGGCCCGTTTCCTGGCCGGGTCGCCCTCGGGCACCGCGTCGCGTCTGGCCGTGGTCGCGGTGGACGAGCCCTCCCTGGAGGCGCTGGGGCGCTGGCCATGGCCCGCCGAGCGCCACGCGCGGCTGGTGGAGACGCTGGCCGCGGCCGGGGCCGCGGCGGTGGGGCTGGACCTGATCCTCGCCGAGCCCACGGGAGAACGCGGGGACGAGGCGCTGGCCCGGGCCGTGGCCCAGTCCGCAGCCTCCATGCCGGTTTTCCTACCGGCCGGCCCCGAGGCTCCCCACGCCTCCCTCGCCCAGGCCGCAACCGGTCTGGGCTCCATCCGCTTCCCCCTGGATCCCGACGGAGCCGTACGGCGCCTTCCCCTGCCGGCCACAGGCAGGGGCACGGAGCCCCTCTCCGTGCTGCTCGCCCGGGTCGGCGGCTTACAGGAAGCCGGGGGACCCACCACGCTCTGGCTCGACCTCCGGCGCCCTCCCGTCCTCCGCTCCCCGCTGCGCCCCGAGGACCTCTTCCCAACGTTCTCCTACGTGGCGGTGCTGGATGGGCGCGTCCCCCCGGAAGCCCTGCGCGGGCGCATCGTGCTGGTGGGGGCCACCGCGCCCGGGCTGGGCGACCGCCACCTCACGGCGCTGCGCCGGCTGGGACCCGTGCCGGGCGTCTTCCTCCACGCCAACGCGGTGCGGGCCCTGCTGGATCCCGAGCCCATCCGGCGGGTACCCGGGGCCAGCCTGGCCATCTTCCTGGTCGTCCTGGCCATCGCCGCCTCGGTGCTCCGGACCGGCCATTCCGCCGCGCTCTTCTTCCCCCTTCAGGCCCTGGTGATCTACGGCGTCACAGCCGTGGCCGCCTTCGCGAGGGCGGGCGTGTGGCTGGAGCTCGCGCCCGCGGCGGCGGCCCTGGGCGGCGGGCAGCTGGTGGTGGGGCTGGAGGCCTACATGAGGGAACGGCACCGTCGAGCCCGGGTGGAAGCCACCTTCGGCCGGTACGTGAGCCCGGCCGTGCTACGGGAGCTGCTCCGCCCGGGTGCTGCGGCCGGCCCCGGCGGCCGCCGGTTGGAGGTGACGGTGCTCGTCACGGACCTCTGCCGGTTCACCCGCTTCGCTGAGGATCGGCCGCCCGAGGAGGCCGTGGAGGCCCTGAACGCCTACCTCGAGGCCATGGCGCGCCCCGTCCTGGAGGCGGGCGGCATGGTGGACAAGTACGTGGGCGACGGCCTCCTGGCCCTCTTCGGGGCGCCCCTGCCCGACCCCGGCCACGCCCGCGCGGCGCTGGCGGTGGCCGAGGAGATCCGTCGCTCCCTGCTAGCCTTGAACGAGGCCCGGGGCCTGGCCGGCGCGCCCGTGCTGCAGGCCCGCATCGCCCTCCATTCGGGCGAGGTGATCGCGGGGAGTGTGGGCACCGCCGAACGGCTCGACTACACGGCGGTGGGCGACCCCGTCAACCTCTGTGCCCGGCTCGAGAAGGCGGCGGCGCCGGGTGAGGTCGTGGCGACCCGGGCCGTCTTCGATCGGGCCGGGTTCACCCCGGGACCTCCTTGGGAGGGCCCCGAGCGCCTCCCCATTCGTGGCCGAGACGAGCCGGCGGAGGTGTACCGCCTGCCGGCCGAACCCAGGGCCGGCGTCCTCCAGGAGGTGTCGAACCCGACCGATCCATGA
- a CDS encoding ATP-binding cassette domain-containing protein has product MTDPGQPIVLARNLARRLGSVEAVRGIDFAIRPRECYGFLAPNGAGKTTTIRMLTARIPRSGGSLQVLGHDVDRAPGAIKALISAVAQEDNLDEGDALVSWLQTGGVRPIGFRVRPATLSEPVLSLLARDALERIT; this is encoded by the coding sequence GTGACCGACCCCGGCCAGCCCATCGTGCTGGCCCGGAACCTGGCCAGGCGCCTCGGCTCCGTGGAGGCCGTGCGCGGCATCGACTTCGCCATCCGGCCTCGGGAGTGCTACGGGTTCCTGGCCCCCAACGGCGCGGGCAAGACCACCACCATCCGCATGCTGACGGCCCGCATCCCTCGCAGCGGCGGCAGCCTGCAGGTTCTGGGGCACGACGTGGATCGGGCGCCCGGCGCCATCAAGGCGCTGATAAGCGCGGTGGCCCAGGAGGACAACCTGGACGAGGGCGACGCCCTGGTCTCCTGGCTGCAGACCGGCGGGGTGCGCCCCATCGGCTTCCGGGTGCGCCCCGCCACCCTGTCGGAGCCGGTGCTCAGCCTACTGGCCCGGGATGCGCTGGAAAGGATCACCTGA
- a CDS encoding mechanosensitive ion channel family protein, translated as MQEFLANLAQLDRWAPQLLSAVARLALVLVLAWVLNRVSRPLIHRLDEAFGRHPERSEERQRRIQTLLTIVEKVASAAIWTVAVIMGLQVLGVNTAALLTAAGVGGLAFGFGAQNLVRDFISGFFILAEDQIRVGDVAVINGTGGLVQAINPRTTVLRDLNGTVHVFPNGSIQTVSNLTKEWSRYVIDVSVAYKEDVDRVMEVLRSIGQELQEDPEYRPLIVQPLEVLGVDDFGASGVTIKTMITTLPLKQWQVGRELRRRIKKRFDAEGIEIPFPHTSLYWGSASQAFRVQVETGQTDADRVVEEVLRRLGATQAAAESDRPSGGAGA; from the coding sequence GTGCAGGAGTTTCTCGCGAACCTCGCCCAGCTCGATCGCTGGGCCCCCCAGCTCCTCTCGGCCGTGGCACGCCTCGCGCTGGTGCTGGTGCTGGCCTGGGTCCTCAACCGGGTGAGCCGCCCCCTCATCCACCGGCTGGACGAGGCCTTCGGGCGGCACCCGGAGCGGAGCGAGGAGCGCCAGAGACGCATCCAGACGCTCCTCACCATCGTCGAGAAGGTGGCCTCGGCGGCCATCTGGACCGTTGCGGTCATCATGGGCCTCCAGGTTCTGGGGGTGAACACCGCCGCCCTCCTCACCGCCGCCGGCGTGGGCGGCCTCGCCTTCGGCTTCGGCGCCCAGAACCTGGTGCGGGACTTCATCAGTGGCTTCTTCATCCTGGCCGAGGACCAGATCCGGGTAGGCGACGTGGCCGTCATCAACGGCACGGGCGGGCTGGTGCAGGCCATCAATCCCCGCACCACCGTGCTGCGGGACCTGAACGGGACGGTGCACGTCTTCCCCAACGGCTCGATCCAGACGGTCTCCAACCTCACCAAGGAGTGGTCCCGCTACGTCATCGACGTGAGCGTGGCGTACAAGGAGGACGTGGACCGGGTGATGGAGGTCCTGCGGTCCATCGGGCAGGAGCTGCAAGAGGACCCCGAGTACCGGCCCCTGATCGTGCAGCCCCTGGAGGTCCTGGGGGTGGACGACTTCGGAGCCTCCGGCGTCACCATCAAGACCATGATCACCACCCTTCCCCTGAAGCAGTGGCAGGTGGGACGCGAGCTACGGCGGCGGATCAAGAAGCGGTTCGACGCGGAAGGGATCGAGATCCCCTTCCCCCACACCAGCCTTTACTGGGGCAGCGCCTCTCAGGCCTTTCGCGTTCAGGTGGAAACCGGACAGACCGACGCGGACCGGGTGGTGGAGGAGGTCCTCAGGCGGCTCGGCGCGACCCAGGCGGCAGCCGAGAGCGACCGGCCCTCCGGGGGGGCGGGCGCGTGA
- a CDS encoding uracil-DNA glycosylase translates to MARTRKRAFRDQEYWGLPVPGLGDPNARLLIVGLAPAAHGANRTGRMFTGDASGDWLAEALHRYGFATQPTSTHRDDGFELRESYLTASARCAPPDNKPTREEILACRPFLERELAVLDRVQVVILLGRIAFDTYTRLLMEQGRLQGRPAFQHGAVTELPDGRPRYLLASYHPSRQNTQTGRLTREMWHAVFAQARSLLEGASGLAAAARV, encoded by the coding sequence GTGGCCCGGACACGAAAGCGGGCCTTTCGAGACCAGGAGTACTGGGGCCTGCCGGTTCCGGGCCTGGGCGACCCCAACGCCCGCCTGCTCATCGTGGGGCTGGCCCCGGCGGCCCACGGGGCCAACCGCACCGGGCGCATGTTCACTGGCGACGCGTCGGGCGACTGGCTGGCCGAGGCGCTCCACCGGTACGGCTTCGCGACCCAGCCCACCTCCACCCACCGGGATGACGGGTTCGAGCTCCGCGAAAGCTACCTCACGGCCTCGGCGCGGTGCGCCCCGCCGGACAACAAGCCGACCCGCGAAGAGATCCTCGCCTGCCGGCCCTTCCTGGAGCGGGAGCTGGCCGTGCTCGACCGGGTCCAGGTGGTGATCCTCCTCGGCCGCATCGCGTTCGACACGTACACCCGGCTGCTGATGGAACAGGGTCGCCTCCAGGGCCGCCCGGCTTTCCAGCACGGCGCCGTCACCGAGTTGCCGGACGGCCGGCCGCGCTACCTGCTTGCGAGCTACCACCCGAGCCGGCAGAACACCCAGACGGGCCGGCTCACCCGGGAGATGTGGCACGCCGTCTTCGCTCAGGCCCGCTCGCTTCTCGAGGGCGCCTCGGGGCTGGCCGCGGCCGCCCGAGTCTGA
- a CDS encoding citrate synthase, protein MADSTVQAGLEGVVAAASSICTIDGQQGILSYRGYDIRDLAEHATYEEVAHLLLMGELPDRDELDAFSEELARRRAVPDAVFEMLAHLPREAEPMELLRTGVSALAMYDPLSGQVTHEAAIEQALNLVAQLPTLVAGIHWIRQGKTPPAVDRSRSVATSFLAMLKGHAPTSLEARTLDVALTLHADHEFNASTFAARVTAATLSDMYSAVTSAIGALKGPLHGGANQRVMEMLQTVGDPEKAEAWVRAKLERKEKIMGIGHRVYKTYDPRARFLKEMSRQLAEESGEDRWYRISDVVERVVIEELGEKALYPNVDFFSGTCYYVMGIPTDLFTPIFAMSRISGWAAHIVEQYDNNRLIRPRAEYIGPAPRTLVPIDQR, encoded by the coding sequence ATGGCGGACTCTACGGTTCAGGCGGGCCTTGAAGGGGTCGTGGCGGCTGCTTCGTCCATCTGCACCATCGACGGCCAGCAGGGGATCCTGAGCTACAGGGGTTACGACATACGCGACCTGGCTGAGCACGCCACCTACGAAGAGGTGGCCCACCTGCTGCTCATGGGTGAGCTTCCAGACCGGGACGAGCTCGACGCGTTCAGCGAGGAGCTGGCCCGGCGCCGGGCGGTGCCCGACGCTGTCTTCGAAATGCTGGCGCACCTCCCTCGGGAGGCGGAGCCCATGGAACTCCTCCGCACCGGGGTCTCGGCCCTGGCCATGTACGACCCGCTCTCCGGCCAGGTGACCCACGAGGCGGCCATCGAACAGGCGCTCAACCTGGTGGCGCAGCTTCCCACGCTGGTGGCGGGTATCCACTGGATTCGGCAGGGGAAGACGCCGCCCGCGGTGGACCGCTCACGGTCCGTGGCCACCAGCTTCCTCGCCATGCTGAAGGGACACGCGCCCACGTCGCTCGAGGCGCGCACTCTGGATGTGGCCCTCACGTTGCATGCCGACCACGAGTTCAACGCTTCCACCTTCGCCGCCCGAGTGACGGCCGCGACCCTGTCCGACATGTACTCGGCGGTCACTTCGGCCATCGGCGCCCTCAAGGGCCCCCTGCACGGCGGGGCCAACCAGAGGGTCATGGAGATGCTGCAGACCGTCGGCGATCCCGAGAAGGCCGAGGCGTGGGTGCGGGCGAAGCTCGAGCGGAAGGAGAAGATCATGGGGATCGGGCACCGGGTCTACAAGACCTACGACCCGAGGGCCCGCTTCCTCAAGGAGATGTCGCGCCAGCTGGCGGAGGAGTCGGGGGAGGATCGGTGGTACCGGATCTCCGACGTGGTGGAGCGGGTCGTCATCGAGGAGCTGGGCGAGAAGGCGCTCTACCCCAACGTCGACTTCTTCTCCGGCACCTGCTACTACGTGATGGGGATCCCGACGGACCTGTTCACCCCCATCTTCGCCATGAGCCGCATCTCGGGGTGGGCGGCCCACATCGTGGAGCAGTACGACAACAACCGGCTCATCCGCCCGCGTGCCGAGTACATCGGCCCGGCACCGAGGACCCTGGTGCCCATCGACCAGCGCTGA
- a CDS encoding quaternary amine ABC transporter ATP-binding protein → MVVPELRVEGVTRIFGPNPAEALHRLRQGADKEEILRRSGHTVAVADARFHVNPGEIFVIMGLSGSGKSTLLRCINRLIEPTSGRVVLDGEDVTAATPARLRELRRQRIGMVFQHFALLPHRTVLRNVEYGLEVRGVAPEERRKAAMEALEQVGLEAWAHHAPDELSGGMKQRVGLARALATQADLLLMDEAFSALDPLIRREMQGELLELQASLKRTIVFITHDLNEALSLGDRIAIMQDGRIIQIDAPEGILAHPASEYVAAFTQDVDRSRVFTARSVMRRPETVVAPAGPRVALRKMRELGLSSVFVVDRSGRLEGLVRAERVVDAVQRGEPQLEPLMEHDLPHCAPDTPLAAIIPLAASQAVPVPVVDERGRLAGIVPRVALLAGLAGNVAHHAHHTGNGATTVQVASTR, encoded by the coding sequence ATGGTCGTGCCGGAACTGCGTGTCGAGGGCGTTACCCGGATCTTCGGACCCAACCCGGCCGAGGCGCTTCATCGCCTCCGCCAGGGGGCCGACAAGGAGGAGATCCTCCGCCGCTCGGGGCACACGGTGGCCGTGGCCGATGCACGGTTCCACGTGAACCCCGGCGAGATTTTCGTGATCATGGGGTTGTCGGGAAGTGGGAAGTCTACCTTGCTTCGGTGTATCAACCGGCTGATTGAGCCCACGTCGGGTCGCGTGGTCCTGGACGGAGAAGACGTCACCGCGGCCACGCCTGCCCGGCTTCGGGAGCTGAGACGGCAGCGCATCGGTATGGTCTTCCAGCACTTTGCGTTGCTGCCCCACCGGACGGTCCTCCGGAACGTCGAGTATGGCCTGGAGGTGCGGGGTGTCGCTCCCGAGGAGCGCCGAAAGGCTGCCATGGAGGCCCTGGAGCAAGTGGGTCTGGAGGCGTGGGCGCACCACGCCCCGGACGAGCTCTCGGGAGGCATGAAACAGCGGGTGGGGCTCGCCCGGGCACTGGCGACCCAGGCCGACCTGCTCCTCATGGACGAGGCCTTCAGCGCCCTGGACCCGCTCATCCGTCGGGAGATGCAAGGCGAGCTCCTGGAGCTTCAGGCGAGCCTGAAGCGTACCATCGTCTTCATCACCCACGATCTCAACGAGGCCCTGAGCCTGGGCGACCGCATCGCCATCATGCAGGACGGCCGGATCATCCAGATCGACGCCCCGGAGGGCATCCTGGCCCACCCGGCCAGCGAGTACGTGGCCGCCTTCACCCAGGACGTGGACCGGAGCCGGGTCTTCACCGCCCGAAGCGTCATGCGCCGCCCCGAGACGGTGGTGGCACCAGCGGGTCCACGGGTGGCGCTGCGCAAGATGCGCGAGCTGGGCCTTTCCAGTGTCTTCGTGGTGGACCGCTCGGGCCGCCTGGAGGGCCTCGTGCGGGCCGAACGGGTCGTGGACGCGGTACAGCGGGGTGAACCGCAGCTCGAACCCTTGATGGAGCACGATCTCCCCCACTGTGCCCCCGACACACCCCTGGCGGCCATCATCCCCCTGGCCGCCTCGCAGGCCGTACCCGTGCCTGTGGTGGACGAGCGAGGACGACTGGCAGGCATCGTGCCGCGCGTGGCGCTCCTGGCAGGACTGGCAGGCAACGTCGCCCACCACGCTCACCACACGGGGAACGGCGCAACGACGGTCCAGGTGGCATCGACCCGATGA
- a CDS encoding ABC transporter permease has product MSGLLSVGEPVADLVQWMRGPLAPAFDAVYTIVRFLVDGLYHILLLPPPVALAVMAGAAAWLVRGRGFGLFAAAGFLLLDAMGLWRDAMSTLALVLTASLFAVSAGVPLGIWASRSRAVSGVVRPLLDFMQTMPPFVYLIPAVFFFRIGQVPGVVATVVFGMPPAIRLTELGIRQVAPEVVEAGNAFGSTSNQLLMKVQLPLALPTIMAGINQVIMLSLSMVVIAGMIGAGGLGAAVVRSLTQLDIALGFEAGLGVVILAVFLDRLTEGLASARRRRPRPIPASEPRSA; this is encoded by the coding sequence ATGAGCGGCCTGCTGTCCGTCGGCGAGCCTGTCGCGGACCTGGTCCAGTGGATGCGAGGGCCCCTGGCTCCTGCCTTCGACGCGGTGTACACGATCGTTCGCTTCCTGGTCGACGGTCTGTACCATATCCTGCTGCTTCCACCACCGGTGGCACTGGCGGTGATGGCTGGTGCCGCGGCGTGGCTCGTTCGCGGGAGGGGATTCGGCCTCTTTGCCGCCGCGGGCTTCCTGCTGCTGGATGCCATGGGGCTCTGGCGCGACGCCATGTCCACCCTGGCGCTGGTCCTGACCGCGTCCCTCTTCGCGGTGTCCGCGGGGGTCCCGCTGGGCATCTGGGCCAGCCGCTCGCGCGCCGTGAGCGGGGTGGTGCGGCCGCTGCTGGACTTCATGCAGACGATGCCGCCCTTCGTCTACCTGATACCGGCCGTCTTCTTCTTCCGCATCGGGCAAGTACCCGGTGTGGTGGCCACGGTGGTCTTCGGGATGCCACCGGCCATTCGCCTCACCGAGCTGGGTATCCGGCAGGTGGCCCCAGAGGTGGTCGAAGCCGGCAATGCTTTCGGCTCCACGTCCAACCAGCTCCTGATGAAGGTGCAGCTGCCGCTGGCCCTGCCCACCATCATGGCTGGGATCAACCAGGTGATCATGCTTTCCCTCTCGATGGTGGTCATCGCAGGCATGATCGGCGCCGGCGGCTTGGGGGCCGCGGTGGTGCGCTCCCTCACCCAGCTCGACATCGCCCTGGGCTTCGAGGCCGGCCTGGGCGTTGTGATCCTGGCGGTCTTCCTGGATCGCCTCACCGAAGGCCTCGCCAGCGCAAGACGGCGCCGGCCGCGGCCGATACCGGCTTCCGAGCCGCGTTCGGCGTGA
- a CDS encoding glycine betaine ABC transporter substrate-binding protein has protein sequence MDRISLRPRALVSLTACRTAGWRHALAAAVLLAALVAALAGPAAAQAEGELTIGWIPWDEDIAATYLWKTLLEEQGYSVNLVQLDVAPLFAGLAAGNVDVFLDSWLPVTHGTYWERFGEEIDDLGVWYDQAVLGLAVPSYVPVDSLDDLAANAARFGRRIVGIDAGAGLMRITRNDIMPAYGLADWQLLEGSTPAMLAELDRAISRKEWTVVTLWSPHWAFAAHDIKYLKDPKGIWPPAEEIHVLARKGFAGEFPDVARWLGAFKMGDMPLGTLEALIKEQSDAPEAAVRAWLEGPEHRALVDGWIQ, from the coding sequence ATGGATCGTATCTCCCTGCGCCCCCGGGCGCTCGTCTCCCTGACCGCATGTCGTACGGCCGGCTGGCGCCACGCGCTGGCCGCCGCGGTCCTTCTGGCGGCACTGGTGGCCGCCCTGGCCGGCCCTGCCGCCGCGCAGGCCGAAGGCGAGCTCACCATCGGCTGGATCCCTTGGGATGAGGACATCGCGGCCACGTACCTGTGGAAGACCCTCCTCGAGGAGCAGGGGTACTCGGTGAACCTGGTGCAGCTCGACGTGGCGCCCCTCTTCGCAGGGCTCGCCGCGGGCAACGTCGACGTCTTCCTGGACAGCTGGCTTCCCGTCACCCACGGCACGTACTGGGAGCGCTTCGGCGAGGAGATCGACGACCTGGGAGTCTGGTACGATCAGGCCGTCCTCGGGCTGGCCGTACCCTCCTACGTCCCCGTGGACTCCCTGGACGACCTGGCGGCGAACGCCGCCCGGTTCGGCCGGAGGATCGTGGGAATCGACGCGGGTGCGGGGCTGATGCGCATCACCCGCAACGACATCATGCCGGCTTACGGCCTGGCCGACTGGCAGCTCCTGGAGGGGAGCACGCCGGCCATGCTGGCCGAGCTGGATCGGGCCATCTCCCGCAAGGAATGGACCGTGGTGACCCTCTGGAGTCCCCACTGGGCGTTCGCGGCCCACGACATCAAGTACCTGAAAGACCCGAAGGGGATCTGGCCGCCCGCCGAAGAGATCCACGTGCTGGCGCGCAAGGGCTTCGCCGGTGAATTCCCCGACGTGGCCCGGTGGCTGGGCGCCTTCAAGATGGGCGACATGCCCCTGGGCACTCTCGAGGCCCTGATCAAGGAACAGTCGGACGCACCCGAGGCTGCGGTCCGGGCCTGGCTCGAGGGTCCCGAGCATCGCGCCCTGGTGGACGGCTGGATCCAGTAG
- a CDS encoding DedA family protein, protein MTDWILWAVRTFGYPILAVGLFVEGLGLPFPGQITLLFAGFLASRGDLALPWLAATAAAGALAGTLTAYGIGRGQGGRLARWFQRLGVPAERVRQAEETMARWGVWGYLVGRFIPTLGNVTPYLAGAGGAGLAVFSAAAVLHVAVWTGLPVAGGFLLGSRWPALASRVGKGGEWLGVATFFGLLAFWLYRRTRRRRQPAP, encoded by the coding sequence GTGACCGACTGGATCCTGTGGGCCGTGCGGACCTTCGGGTACCCCATCCTGGCGGTGGGGCTCTTCGTGGAGGGGTTGGGTCTGCCCTTTCCGGGGCAGATCACCCTCCTCTTTGCTGGCTTCCTGGCCTCCCGCGGCGACCTGGCCCTGCCCTGGCTGGCCGCGACGGCCGCGGCCGGAGCCCTGGCCGGTACCTTGACCGCCTACGGCATCGGGCGCGGGCAGGGAGGCCGTCTCGCCCGCTGGTTCCAGCGCCTGGGCGTCCCCGCGGAGCGGGTGCGGCAGGCGGAGGAGACCATGGCCCGGTGGGGTGTCTGGGGCTATCTGGTGGGCCGCTTCATCCCGACCCTGGGCAACGTCACCCCGTACCTGGCGGGGGCCGGGGGCGCTGGCCTGGCCGTCTTCTCTGCTGCGGCGGTCCTCCATGTGGCGGTCTGGACCGGGCTCCCGGTGGCGGGCGGTTTCCTCCTCGGCAGCCGGTGGCCGGCCCTGGCCTCGCGGGTGGGCAAGGGCGGCGAGTGGCTGGGGGTGGCAACCTTCTTCGGCTTGCTGGCCTTCTGGCTTTACCGCAGGACCCGGCGCCGACGGCAGCCCGCCCCGTGA
- a CDS encoding DUF2600 family protein: MRPLAGGGPDAGEIRLLTRLFGRVLPQARRELERWTRAARAIPDPHLRAQALASLRFKRFHALGASVFGAQAREMGAFVRFAVAYQTISDYLDNLSDRDRVPGTRLEEDLTLLHQAMIDAVSPSNPASGYYRLHTATDDGGYLPDLVATCREALGALGASGLAPRLLPPAARYARMQALKHLEPHRRAAALASWAGGEASPWPGLFWWEFAASAGSTLGIFALAASAGAPPEQLDRLEAAYVPWVTAYHILLDYLIDLDEDRAGGDLNFVACYPSLDVAARRLRALAGQARRRIEALEAPAFHRLVVHGLTGLYLADAKARAPMLRPVAATLLDEAGSDARALAWLCRWRNPFGQVAEPQPPPAR; this comes from the coding sequence ATGAGACCCCTCGCTGGTGGTGGCCCCGATGCGGGCGAGATCCGCCTCCTCACCCGGCTCTTCGGGCGGGTGCTGCCGCAGGCCCGGCGGGAGCTGGAGCGCTGGACCCGGGCAGCCAGGGCCATCCCGGATCCCCACCTGCGCGCCCAGGCCCTGGCCAGCCTGCGTTTCAAGCGCTTCCACGCCCTCGGTGCCTCGGTCTTCGGGGCCCAGGCCCGGGAGATGGGGGCCTTCGTCCGCTTCGCCGTGGCCTACCAGACCATCAGCGACTACCTGGACAACCTCTCGGACCGCGACCGTGTGCCCGGGACCCGCCTGGAGGAAGACCTCACCCTGCTCCACCAGGCCATGATCGACGCCGTGAGCCCCAGCAACCCGGCGAGCGGGTACTACCGCCTCCACACCGCCACCGACGACGGGGGCTACCTGCCCGACCTGGTGGCCACCTGCAGGGAGGCCCTGGGCGCTCTGGGGGCCTCGGGCCTGGCCCCCAGGCTCCTTCCGCCGGCCGCCCGCTACGCCCGCATGCAGGCGCTGAAGCACCTGGAGCCGCACCGGCGGGCGGCGGCGCTGGCCTCCTGGGCCGGCGGCGAGGCCTCGCCCTGGCCGGGTCTCTTCTGGTGGGAGTTCGCGGCCTCGGCAGGCTCCACCCTGGGCATCTTCGCGCTGGCGGCCTCGGCCGGAGCCCCGCCGGAGCAGCTCGACCGGCTGGAGGCGGCCTACGTCCCGTGGGTGACCGCCTATCACATCCTGCTGGACTACCTGATCGACCTGGACGAAGATCGGGCCGGAGGCGACTTGAACTTCGTCGCCTGTTACCCTTCGCTGGATGTGGCCGCCCGACGGCTGCGCGCGTTGGCGGGCCAGGCTCGCCGGCGCATCGAGGCGCTGGAGGCCCCGGCCTTCCATCGCTTGGTGGTGCACGGCCTCACCGGGCTCTATCTGGCCGACGCCAAGGCCCGTGCGCCGATGCTCCGGCCCGTGGCCGCGACGCTTCTGGATGAAGCCGGCAGCGACGCGAGGGCGCTGGCCTGGCTCTGCCGCTGGCGGAATCCCTTCGGCCAGGTGGCGGAGCCCCAGCCGCCGCCCGCGCGTTGA